GTGGGCTACGACGAGGCCTGGATCGGCGAGCACCACTCGGCGGGCTACGAGATCATCGCCTCGCCCGAGCTGTTCATCGCGGCCGCGGCCGAGCGCACGCAGCGCATCAGGCTCGGCACGGGCGTGATCTCGCTGCCGTACCACAACCCGCTCATGGTCGCGGACCGCATGATCCAGCTCGACCACATGACCCGCGGACGCGCCATGTTCGGGGTCGGACCGGGACTCCTGCCCTCCGACGCGCACATGCTGGGCATCCCGGTCGCGAAGCAGCGCGACCGCATGATCGAGTCACTCGAGGTGATTTTGCGCCTCCTGGCCGGCGAGACCGTGACTGCCAAGACCGACTGGTTCGAGCTGCGCGACGCGCGCTGCCAGCTGCGCCCGTTCACGCGCCCGCGCCCGCACGTCGCGGTGGCGAGCACGGTGACTCCTTCGGGCGGCCGCGCGGCCGGGCGCTACGGCCTGGGCATGCTGTGCGTGGCCTCGACCCAGCCCGACGGCTTCGACGCCCTGGGCGTGAACTGGAAGGTGGCGTGTGACTTCGCAGCCGAGCGCGGCGCGGAGATGAACCGCGCCGACCTGCGCCTGGTGGCGCCGATCCACCTGGCCGCCACGCGCGAGCAGGCGCGCAAGAACGTGCAGTTCGGGCTCGAGAAGTGGGCCGCCTACTTCAACCGCATCAGCCCCGCGGGCTTCGGCAATCCGACGCCGAGCGGCGACCTGGTCGACGGCCTGATCGAGAGCGGCCGCGCCGTGATCGGCACGCCCGACGACGCCGTGGAGCTGGTCGAGAGACTCGAGAAGAAGACCGGCGGCTTCGGCGCGTTCCTGCAGCTCGCGCACAACTGGGCGGACTTCGAGAACACCAAGAAGTCGTACGAGCTGTTCGCGCGCTACGTGACTCCGCGGCTCGCCCTGGGCGCGAACCGCGCGCGCGAGGCCTCGCTCGCCTTCGCCGGCGACGGCGCACCCAAGTTCATGGGCGACGCCATGGCGGCAGCGCAGGCGTTCATCCAGCGCCACGCCGAGGAGGAGAGCCGGAAGTCCCGCTAGAACGCGCGCTAGAACGCGCTAGCGCGAGAGACTCGCGAAGGCCGCCCTGAGCGAGCGAGTCCCGCAAGCCGCTCCGCGGCGCGCAGCGAGCCGCAGGCGCGTTAGCGCGAGTTGCGGAACAAGTCCCCGACGTGCAGGTCGCGCTCCGACTTGGTGACCAGCGCGAGTGAGGTGCCCTCGCTCGCCTTCACCACGAACAGGTCGCCGATCACGTCGTCCGGGACCATCAGCATGTCTTTGGTGAGCGGGTCACGGACCTCTTTCGAGGGCCGGAACACGACCAGGCGCCGGCCCGCCACCATGCCCTGCTTGGTGCCGGCGTCGAGGATCACGAAGTCACCCGCGCCCGTGCGCTGGCGGTAGGGCTGGAACGCGACGATCGTGCCGCGCACGGCCTCGCCGGAGCGCACCTCGGTGATCGCGGCCGGCTCCTCCACGAACGGCAGCACGCGGTCGCCGGGCTGGATCTCGGCGTAGGACGTGATGATCTTGGCCCAGCTCGTTTCGGGATAGAGCTGCGTGATCTCCGCCTTGCCGAGCACCTGCACGAAGTAGCCGAGCGTCAGACCGGTCTGCGGGTGGCGCAGCTCGCGGCGCACGCGGAACACGGTGAACGCGTCGCCGACGTGGCCCTGACCCTCGCCGACCGACAGGATCGTGCGCTGGCCCTGGGCCATCCAGATGTTCTCGTCGTGATTGCCCATGACTGCGCCCGAGGCCTTCAGCTCGTTGGCAGTCACGAAGCTCACGCCCTGGAGCGTGGGCACGTCGACCTTCACCTCGCCGGTCACGTCGGCCGCGTCGAGCGAGGCGAACGGGTCGGACTCCTCGCCGGCCTGCGGGGCCGGCCCGGGTGCGGGCGCGGCGGGCAGCTCGGCGGCGGGCGCGGCCTCGGCCGGCGCGGCCTGGCTGGCAGCCGCGAGGCGCGCGGCCTCCTCGGGAGTCAGCGTGCGCATGGAGCCGGCGGAGATCCAGATCAGCTCGCCGGGATAGATGCGGTGGGGGTTCACCACCTTGCTCTCGTTCTCCTTCCAGACCGACGGCCAGAT
This genomic stretch from Myxococcota bacterium harbors:
- a CDS encoding LLM class flavin-dependent oxidoreductase, whose product is MSELALRNGIFLAPFHPVDEDPTLALRRDLELVEFLDRVGYDEAWIGEHHSAGYEIIASPELFIAAAAERTQRIRLGTGVISLPYHNPLMVADRMIQLDHMTRGRAMFGVGPGLLPSDAHMLGIPVAKQRDRMIESLEVILRLLAGETVTAKTDWFELRDARCQLRPFTRPRPHVAVASTVTPSGGRAAGRYGLGMLCVASTQPDGFDALGVNWKVACDFAAERGAEMNRADLRLVAPIHLAATREQARKNVQFGLEKWAAYFNRISPAGFGNPTPSGDLVDGLIESGRAVIGTPDDAVELVERLEKKTGGFGAFLQLAHNWADFENTKKSYELFARYVTPRLALGANRAREASLAFAGDGAPKFMGDAMAAAQAFIQRHAEEESRKSR
- a CDS encoding LysM peptidoglycan-binding domain-containing protein, with translation MSSLRPILLAVGLCVLPALTFAQEQGEGVTPDGRKGQIYKVQKGDTLWAISQKYLGTPWIWPSVWKENESKVVNPHRIYPGELIWISAGSMRTLTPEEAARLAAASQAAPAEAAPAAELPAAPAPGPAPQAGEESDPFASLDAADVTGEVKVDVPTLQGVSFVTANELKASGAVMGNHDENIWMAQGQRTILSVGEGQGHVGDAFTVFRVRRELRHPQTGLTLGYFVQVLGKAEITQLYPETSWAKIITSYAEIQPGDRVLPFVEEPAAITEVRSGEAVRGTIVAFQPYRQRTGAGDFVILDAGTKQGMVAGRRLVVFRPSKEVRDPLTKDMLMVPDDVIGDLFVVKASEGTSLALVTKSERDLHVGDLFRNSR